From Vidua macroura isolate BioBank_ID:100142 chromosome 30, ASM2450914v1, whole genome shotgun sequence, one genomic window encodes:
- the LOC128820748 gene encoding uncharacterized protein LOC128820748 isoform X4, translated as MALALCLFLPLLLAVALPARAAQAAPLQARGADWDGDMAYLDAPLDDSLNLLENAGGPPPWKNADTGDKKSLEAARHLDQMLSDLERRREMDQRALLKAALPGGSNGSVPAPDTRREEMPDSATEDVITETGIFAPDPVRLPRIVCPQDVRRSCMIGTVVTLFTVPFVLTGCYLGIRKLYESRRAFFSYLI; from the exons ATGGCCCTTGCTCTGTGCCtcttcctcccgctcctcctggccgtggccctgcctgccagggctgcccaggctgctccgcTGCAAGCGCGGGGAGCAG ATTGGGATGGCGACATGGCTTATCTGGATGCCCCACTGGATGACAGCTTGAATCTCTTGGAGAATGCTGGAG GTCCTCCTCCATGGAAGAATGCAGACACAGGAGACAAGAAATCCCTGGAGGCAGCCAGACATCTGGACCAGATGCTGAGTGATCTGGAGAGACGCCgtg agaTGGACCAAAGGGCTTTGCTGAAGGCAGCGCTTCCTGGAGGAAGCAATGGCTCCGTGCCAGCCCCCGATACACGAAGGGAGGAGATGCCAGACAGTGCCACAGAAG ACGTTATCACTGAAACAGGAATATTTGCCCCGGATCCAGTGCGCCTCCCAAGAATTGTCTGCCCCCAGGATGTGCGCAGGTCCTGCATGATAGGCACGGTGGTGACACTGTTCACCGTGCCCTTCGTGCTGACAGGCTGCTATCTTGGCATTCGGAAGCTGTACGAGAGCAGACG tgcttttttcagttatttgatATAG
- the LOC128820748 gene encoding uncharacterized protein LOC128820748 isoform X2, whose protein sequence is MALALCLFLPLLLAVALPARAAQAAPLQARGAGPPPWKNADTGDKKSLEAARHLDQMLSDLERRREMDQRALLKAALPGGSNGSVPAPDTRREEMPDSATEDVITETGIFAPDPVRLPRIVCPQDVRRSCMIGTVVTLFTVPFVLTGCYLGIRKLYESRRSVVDFSPQLSCNSAHSIGSLTRSHAALELWPVRGCPKNSAEGSAAAQCFHWPLHCWALSWGARWGCSQCWLPLRLPGQEQPRGHRAEAEQVLNSIWATQLRTGQCLFSSSCKVSW, encoded by the exons ATGGCCCTTGCTCTGTGCCtcttcctcccgctcctcctggccgtggccctgcctgccagggctgcccaggctgctccgcTGCAAGCGCGGGGAGCAG GTCCTCCTCCATGGAAGAATGCAGACACAGGAGACAAGAAATCCCTGGAGGCAGCCAGACATCTGGACCAGATGCTGAGTGATCTGGAGAGACGCCgtg agaTGGACCAAAGGGCTTTGCTGAAGGCAGCGCTTCCTGGAGGAAGCAATGGCTCCGTGCCAGCCCCCGATACACGAAGGGAGGAGATGCCAGACAGTGCCACAGAAG ACGTTATCACTGAAACAGGAATATTTGCCCCGGATCCAGTGCGCCTCCCAAGAATTGTCTGCCCCCAGGATGTGCGCAGGTCCTGCATGATAGGCACGGTGGTGACACTGTTCACCGTGCCCTTCGTGCTGACAGGCTGCTATCTTGGCATTCGGAAGCTGTACGAGAGCAGACGGTCAGTTGTtgatttttctccacagctttctTGTAACTCTGCTCATAGCATTGGTAGCCTGACTCGTAGTCATGCTGCACTGGAGCTGTGGCCAGTCCGTGGTTGTCCAAAGAACtctgctgagggctctgctgctgcccagtgcttTCATTGGCCTCTTCATTGCTGGGCCTTGTCCTGGGGGGcccgctggggctgcagccagtgctggctcccactgaggctgccaggccaagagcagccccgggggcacagggcagaggcagagcaagtTCTCAACAGTATTTGGGCCACACAGCTCAGGACAGGACAGTGCTTATTTAGTAGCTCATGTAAAGTTTCATGGTGA
- the LOC128820675 gene encoding uncharacterized protein LOC128820675 isoform X3 yields MALALRLFLPLLLAVALPARAAQAAPLQARGAAWDGDMAYPDALLDDSLNLLENAGGPSPWKNSDTGDKKSLEAARHLDQMLSDLERRREMNRKAVLKAAFPGGSSGPLAAPAAGSEAMPGTVTGAWDGDMAYRDALLDDSLENSLGEILLENAGGPSPWKNSDTGDKKSLEAARHLDQMLSDLERRREMNRKAVLKAAFPGGSSGPLAAPAAGSEAMPGTVTGAWDGDMAYRDALLDDSLENSLGEILLENAGGPSPWKNSDTGDKKSLEAARHLDQMLSDLERRREMDQRALLKAALPEGSRGSVPAPDTRREEMPDSATEVLFPVI; encoded by the exons ATGGCCCTTGCTCTGCGCCtcttcctcccgctcctcctggccgtggccctgcctgccagggctgcccaggctgctccgcTGCAAGCGCGGGGAGCAG CTTGGGATGGCGACATGGCTTATCCGGATGCCCTACTGGATGACAGCTTGAATCTCTTGGAGAATGCTGGAG GTCCTTCTCCATGGAAGAACTCAGACACTGGAGACAAGAAATCCCTGGAGGCAGCCAGACACCTGGACCAGATGCTGAGTGATCTGGAGAGACGCCgtg AGATGAACCgaaaggctgtgctgaaggcagcatttcccggaggaagcagtggcccattggcagcccctgctgcaggaagtgaggcgatgccaggcacagtcacaggag CTTGGGATGGCGACATGGCTTATCGGGATGCCCTACTGGATGACAGCTTGGAGAATTCTCTTGGAGAGATTCTCTTGGAGAATGCTGGAG GTCCTTCTCCATGGAAGAACTCAGACACTGGAGACAAGAAATCCCTGGAGGCAGCCAGACACCTAGACCAGATGCTGAGTGATCTGGAGAGACGCCgtg AGATGAACCgaaaggctgtgctgaaggcagcatttcccggaggaagcagtggcccattggcagcccctgctgcaggaagtgaggcgatgccaggcacagtcacaggag CTTGGGATGGCGACATGGCTTATCGGGATGCCCTACTGGATGACAGCTTGGAGAATTCTCTTGGAGAGATTCTCTTGGAGAATGCTGGAG GTCCTTCTCCATGGAAGAACTCAGACACTGGAGACAAGAAATCCCTGGAGGCAGCCAGACACCTGGACCAGATGCTGAGTGATCTGGAGAGACGCCgtg agaTGGACCAAAGGGCtttgctgaaggcagcacttCCTGAAGGAAGCCGTGGCTCCGTGCCAGCCCCCGATACACGAAGGGAGGAGATGCCAGACAGTGCCACAGAAG tgctttttccAGTTATTTGA
- the LOC128820675 gene encoding uncharacterized protein LOC128820675 isoform X1, with the protein MALALRLFLPLLLAVALPARAAQAAPLQARGAAWDGDMAYPDALLDDSLNLLENAGGPSPWKNSDTGDKKSLEAARHLDQMLSDLERRREMNRKAVLKAAFPGGSSGPLAAPAAGSEAMPGTVTGAWDGDMAYRDALLDDSLENSLGEILLENAGGPSPWKNSDTGDKKSLEAARHLDQMLSDLERRREMNRKAVLKAAFPGGSSGPLAAPAAGSEAMPGTVTGAWDGDMAYRDALLDDSLENSLGEILLENAGGPSPWKNSDTGDKKSLEAARHLDQMLSDLERRREMDQRALLKAALPEGSRGSVPAPDTRREEMPDSATEDVITETGIFAPDPVRLPRIVCPQDVRRSCMIGTVVTLFTVPLVLIGCYLGIRKLYQSRHAFSSYLI; encoded by the exons ATGGCCCTTGCTCTGCGCCtcttcctcccgctcctcctggccgtggccctgcctgccagggctgcccaggctgctccgcTGCAAGCGCGGGGAGCAG CTTGGGATGGCGACATGGCTTATCCGGATGCCCTACTGGATGACAGCTTGAATCTCTTGGAGAATGCTGGAG GTCCTTCTCCATGGAAGAACTCAGACACTGGAGACAAGAAATCCCTGGAGGCAGCCAGACACCTGGACCAGATGCTGAGTGATCTGGAGAGACGCCgtg AGATGAACCgaaaggctgtgctgaaggcagcatttcccggaggaagcagtggcccattggcagcccctgctgcaggaagtgaggcgatgccaggcacagtcacaggag CTTGGGATGGCGACATGGCTTATCGGGATGCCCTACTGGATGACAGCTTGGAGAATTCTCTTGGAGAGATTCTCTTGGAGAATGCTGGAG GTCCTTCTCCATGGAAGAACTCAGACACTGGAGACAAGAAATCCCTGGAGGCAGCCAGACACCTAGACCAGATGCTGAGTGATCTGGAGAGACGCCgtg AGATGAACCgaaaggctgtgctgaaggcagcatttcccggaggaagcagtggcccattggcagcccctgctgcaggaagtgaggcgatgccaggcacagtcacaggag CTTGGGATGGCGACATGGCTTATCGGGATGCCCTACTGGATGACAGCTTGGAGAATTCTCTTGGAGAGATTCTCTTGGAGAATGCTGGAG GTCCTTCTCCATGGAAGAACTCAGACACTGGAGACAAGAAATCCCTGGAGGCAGCCAGACACCTGGACCAGATGCTGAGTGATCTGGAGAGACGCCgtg agaTGGACCAAAGGGCtttgctgaaggcagcacttCCTGAAGGAAGCCGTGGCTCCGTGCCAGCCCCCGATACACGAAGGGAGGAGATGCCAGACAGTGCCACAGAAG ACGTTATCACTGAAACAGGAATATTTGCCCCGGATCCAGTGCGCCTCCCAAGAATTGTCTGCCCCCAGGATGTGCGCAGGTCCTGCATGATAGGCACGGTGGTGACACTGTTCACCGTGCCCCTCGTGCTGATCGGCTGCTATCTTGGCATTCGGAAGCTGTACCAGAGCAGACA tgctttttccAGTTATTTGATATAG
- the LOC128820748 gene encoding uncharacterized protein LOC128820748 isoform X3, which translates to MALALCLFLPLLLAVALPARAAQAAPLQARGADWDGDMAYLDAPLDDSLNLLENAGGPPPWKNADTGDKKSLEAARHLDQMLSDLERRREMDQRALLKAALPGGSNGSVPAPDTRREEMPDSATEDVITETGIFAPDPVRLPRIVCPQDVRRSCMIGTVVTLFTVPFVLTGCYLGIRKLYESRRLMKLMIV; encoded by the exons ATGGCCCTTGCTCTGTGCCtcttcctcccgctcctcctggccgtggccctgcctgccagggctgcccaggctgctccgcTGCAAGCGCGGGGAGCAG ATTGGGATGGCGACATGGCTTATCTGGATGCCCCACTGGATGACAGCTTGAATCTCTTGGAGAATGCTGGAG GTCCTCCTCCATGGAAGAATGCAGACACAGGAGACAAGAAATCCCTGGAGGCAGCCAGACATCTGGACCAGATGCTGAGTGATCTGGAGAGACGCCgtg agaTGGACCAAAGGGCTTTGCTGAAGGCAGCGCTTCCTGGAGGAAGCAATGGCTCCGTGCCAGCCCCCGATACACGAAGGGAGGAGATGCCAGACAGTGCCACAGAAG ACGTTATCACTGAAACAGGAATATTTGCCCCGGATCCAGTGCGCCTCCCAAGAATTGTCTGCCCCCAGGATGTGCGCAGGTCCTGCATGATAGGCACGGTGGTGACACTGTTCACCGTGCCCTTCGTGCTGACAGGCTGCTATCTTGGCATTCGGAAGCTGTACGAGAGCAGACG ACTCATGAAACTTATGATAGTGTGA
- the LOC128820748 gene encoding uncharacterized protein LOC128820748 isoform X1 gives MALALCLFLPLLLAVALPARAAQAAPLQARGADWDGDMAYLDAPLDDSLNLLENAGGPPPWKNADTGDKKSLEAARHLDQMLSDLERRREMDQRALLKAALPGGSNGSVPAPDTRREEMPDSATEDVITETGIFAPDPVRLPRIVCPQDVRRSCMIGTVVTLFTVPFVLTGCYLGIRKLYESRRSVVDFSPQLSCNSAHSIGSLTRSHAALELWPVRGCPKNSAEGSAAAQCFHWPLHCWALSWGARWGCSQCWLPLRLPGQEQPRGHRAEAEQVLNSIWATQLRTGQCLFSSSCKVSW, from the exons ATGGCCCTTGCTCTGTGCCtcttcctcccgctcctcctggccgtggccctgcctgccagggctgcccaggctgctccgcTGCAAGCGCGGGGAGCAG ATTGGGATGGCGACATGGCTTATCTGGATGCCCCACTGGATGACAGCTTGAATCTCTTGGAGAATGCTGGAG GTCCTCCTCCATGGAAGAATGCAGACACAGGAGACAAGAAATCCCTGGAGGCAGCCAGACATCTGGACCAGATGCTGAGTGATCTGGAGAGACGCCgtg agaTGGACCAAAGGGCTTTGCTGAAGGCAGCGCTTCCTGGAGGAAGCAATGGCTCCGTGCCAGCCCCCGATACACGAAGGGAGGAGATGCCAGACAGTGCCACAGAAG ACGTTATCACTGAAACAGGAATATTTGCCCCGGATCCAGTGCGCCTCCCAAGAATTGTCTGCCCCCAGGATGTGCGCAGGTCCTGCATGATAGGCACGGTGGTGACACTGTTCACCGTGCCCTTCGTGCTGACAGGCTGCTATCTTGGCATTCGGAAGCTGTACGAGAGCAGACGGTCAGTTGTtgatttttctccacagctttctTGTAACTCTGCTCATAGCATTGGTAGCCTGACTCGTAGTCATGCTGCACTGGAGCTGTGGCCAGTCCGTGGTTGTCCAAAGAACtctgctgagggctctgctgctgcccagtgcttTCATTGGCCTCTTCATTGCTGGGCCTTGTCCTGGGGGGcccgctggggctgcagccagtgctggctcccactgaggctgccaggccaagagcagccccgggggcacagggcagaggcagagcaagtTCTCAACAGTATTTGGGCCACACAGCTCAGGACAGGACAGTGCTTATTTAGTAGCTCATGTAAAGTTTCATGGTGA
- the LOC128820675 gene encoding uncharacterized protein LOC128820675 isoform X2 — MALALRLFLPLLLAVALPARAAQAAPLQARGAAWDGDMAYPDALLDDSLNLLENAGGPSPWKNSDTGDKKSLEAARHLDQMLSDLERRREMNRKAVLKAAFPGGSSGPLAAPAAGSEAMPGTVTGAWDGDMAYRDALLDDSLENSLGEILLENAGGPSPWKNSDTGDKKSLEAARHLDQMLSDLERRREMNRKAVLKAAFPGGSSGPLAAPAAGSEAMPGTVTGAWDGDMAYRDALLDDSLENSLGEILLENAGGPSPWKNSDTGDKKSLEAARHLDQMLSDLERRREMNRKAVLKAAFPGGSSGPLAAPAAGSEAMPGTVTGAWDGDMAYRDALLDDSLENSLGEILLENAGGKFSVCLS; from the exons ATGGCCCTTGCTCTGCGCCtcttcctcccgctcctcctggccgtggccctgcctgccagggctgcccaggctgctccgcTGCAAGCGCGGGGAGCAG CTTGGGATGGCGACATGGCTTATCCGGATGCCCTACTGGATGACAGCTTGAATCTCTTGGAGAATGCTGGAG GTCCTTCTCCATGGAAGAACTCAGACACTGGAGACAAGAAATCCCTGGAGGCAGCCAGACACCTGGACCAGATGCTGAGTGATCTGGAGAGACGCCgtg AGATGAACCgaaaggctgtgctgaaggcagcatttcccggaggaagcagtggcccattggcagcccctgctgcaggaagtgaggcgatgccaggcacagtcacaggag CTTGGGATGGCGACATGGCTTATCGGGATGCCCTACTGGATGACAGCTTGGAGAATTCTCTTGGAGAGATTCTCTTGGAGAATGCTGGAG GTCCTTCTCCATGGAAGAACTCAGACACTGGAGACAAGAAATCCCTGGAGGCAGCCAGACACCTAGACCAGATGCTGAGTGATCTGGAGAGACGCCgtg AGATGAACCgaaaggctgtgctgaaggcagcatttcccggaggaagcagtggcccattggcagcccctgctgcaggaagtgaggcgatgccaggcacagtcacaggag CTTGGGATGGCGACATGGCTTATCGGGATGCCCTACTGGATGACAGCTTGGAGAATTCTCTTGGAGAGATTCTCTTGGAGAATGCTGGAG GTCCTTCTCCATGGAAGAACTCAGACACTGGAGACAAGAAATCCCTGGAGGCAGCCAGACACCTGGACCAGATGCTGAGTGATCTGGAGAGACGCCgtg AGATGAACCgaaaggctgtgctgaaggcagcatttcccggaggaagcagtggcccattggcagcccctgctgcaggaagtgaggcgatgccaggcacagtcacaggag CTTGGGATGGCGACATGGCTTATCGGGATGCCCTACTGGATGACAGCTTGGAGAATTCTCTTGGAGAGATTCTCTTGGAGAATGCTGGAGGCAAGTTCTCtgtgtgcctttcctga